The Desulfuromonas versatilis genome has a segment encoding these proteins:
- a CDS encoding Na(+)/H(+) antiporter subunit B: MKRIQELAKTRQLGESPIIQVSVRLLVPFIQLFGLYIIVHGHYSPGGGFQGGVVLGASFVLLALAFDLKTSLRHMSERANAILGNLGALIFTGTAVICALLGGLFLDYSALDRIIPLGPIEWRSMGIFIVEVGVGLAVMSIMASLYWDLGSGGELDEGL; this comes from the coding sequence ATGAAGCGCATCCAGGAGCTGGCGAAAACCCGGCAGCTGGGCGAGAGCCCGATTATCCAGGTTTCGGTGCGTCTGCTGGTCCCCTTCATCCAGCTGTTCGGCCTCTACATCATCGTTCACGGCCATTACAGCCCCGGCGGCGGCTTCCAGGGGGGGGTGGTGCTCGGCGCCTCCTTCGTGCTGCTGGCCCTCGCCTTCGACCTGAAGACCTCGCTGCGGCACATGTCGGAGAGGGCCAACGCCATCCTCGGCAACCTCGGGGCGCTGATCTTTACCGGCACCGCGGTTATCTGCGCCCTGCTGGGGGGGCTGTTTCTCGATTACAGCGCCCTCGACCGCATCATCCCCCTGGGGCCCATCGAGTGGCGCTCCATGGGGATCTTCATAGTCGAGGTCGGGGTTGGACTGGCGGTCATGAGCATCATGGCCTCACTGTACTGGGACCTGGGCAGCGGCGGCGAACTGGACGAGGGGCTTTGA
- a CDS encoding Na(+)/H(+) antiporter subunit D, which translates to MIDTLHPALLFILGAGLLWLLPLAGRRALILLVPAAAFVVITQLEPGSAWHYRMFGFDLALLRVDKLSKAFGYVFTINAFACFLFALHLKTRHEHSAALAYIGASLGAVFAGDLISLYLFWEVMAVTSTFLVLARNTERANGAAFRYVMVHIFGGLCLLAGILLQVQASGSVAFDGFDLRSLPTYLILLGFLVNAAAPPFSAWLSDAYPEATVTGGVIMTAYTTKTAVYTLIRGFAGWEILMVVGCVMAIYGIIYAILENDMRRILAYSIINQVGFMVCGIGIGTAMAISGVVAHAFCHIIYKALLWMSAGSVLYMTGKSKCTDLGGLYKTMPLTMIFGTIGALAISSFPGLSGYTSKPMIIEAGVHEGLYWVWLVLEIASAGVFLHAGIKFPYFVFFAKDNGLRPGEPPRHMLAAMALLAFFCLFLGVYPQPLYAVLPFEVDFHAYTFEHTLNQFQLLMFSALAFFLLLPLLKRTETISIDSDWFYRRGGRLFYGLADKALNGLNSWGDQLFIKRIPGLLARFFEEPGSNVQKHGLRLLAEAAGDESELRQQEERIEHRSRQGAYPVGTWVLLAVVFLTALAVLVIP; encoded by the coding sequence ATGATTGACACCCTCCACCCTGCGCTGCTGTTCATCCTGGGGGCGGGGCTGCTCTGGCTGCTTCCCCTGGCCGGGCGCCGGGCCCTGATCCTGCTGGTGCCGGCGGCGGCCTTTGTGGTGATCACCCAGCTCGAACCGGGCAGCGCCTGGCATTACCGGATGTTCGGCTTCGACCTGGCCCTGCTGCGGGTCGACAAGCTCAGCAAGGCCTTCGGCTATGTCTTTACCATCAACGCCTTCGCCTGCTTCCTGTTCGCCCTGCACCTGAAGACCCGCCACGAGCACTCGGCGGCGCTGGCCTACATCGGCGCCAGCCTCGGCGCGGTCTTCGCCGGGGACCTGATCTCCCTCTACCTGTTCTGGGAAGTGATGGCGGTGACCTCGACCTTCCTGGTGCTGGCGCGCAACACCGAGCGGGCCAACGGCGCGGCCTTTCGCTACGTGATGGTGCATATCTTCGGCGGGCTCTGCCTGCTCGCCGGCATTCTGCTGCAGGTGCAGGCCAGCGGCTCGGTGGCCTTCGACGGCTTCGACCTGCGCAGCCTGCCGACCTACCTGATCCTGCTCGGCTTCCTGGTCAACGCCGCGGCACCGCCTTTCTCGGCCTGGCTCTCCGACGCCTATCCCGAGGCGACGGTCACCGGCGGCGTGATCATGACCGCCTACACCACCAAGACGGCGGTCTATACCCTGATCCGCGGCTTCGCCGGCTGGGAGATCCTGATGGTGGTCGGCTGCGTCATGGCCATCTACGGCATCATCTACGCCATCCTTGAAAACGACATGCGGCGCATTCTGGCCTACTCGATCATCAACCAGGTCGGCTTCATGGTCTGCGGCATCGGCATCGGCACCGCCATGGCGATCAGCGGGGTAGTGGCCCATGCCTTCTGCCACATCATCTACAAGGCCCTGCTGTGGATGAGCGCCGGCTCGGTGCTTTACATGACCGGCAAGAGCAAATGCACCGACCTGGGCGGGCTCTACAAGACCATGCCGCTGACCATGATCTTCGGCACTATCGGCGCGCTGGCTATCTCCTCTTTCCCGGGGCTCTCAGGCTACACCAGCAAGCCGATGATCATCGAAGCCGGGGTGCACGAGGGGCTCTACTGGGTCTGGCTGGTGCTGGAGATCGCTTCGGCGGGGGTGTTCCTGCACGCCGGGATCAAGTTCCCCTATTTCGTTTTCTTCGCCAAGGACAACGGCCTGCGCCCGGGCGAGCCGCCCCGGCACATGCTCGCCGCCATGGCCCTGCTGGCCTTTTTCTGCCTGTTTCTCGGCGTTTACCCTCAGCCACTCTACGCGGTCCTCCCCTTCGAGGTGGATTTTCACGCCTACACCTTCGAGCACACCCTCAACCAGTTTCAGTTGCTGATGTTCTCGGCCCTGGCCTTTTTTCTGCTGCTGCCGCTGCTCAAACGCACCGAGACCATTTCCATCGATTCGGACTGGTTTTACCGCCGGGGCGGCCGGTTGTTCTACGGGCTCGCCGACAAGGCGCTCAACGGTCTCAACAGCTGGGGCGACCAGCTGTTCATCAAGCGGATTCCCGGCCTGCTGGCGCGCTTCTTCGAGGAGCCCGGGAGCAACGTGCAGAAGCACGGCCTGCGGTTGCTGGCCGAGGCCGCCGGCGACGAATCGGAACTGCGCCAGCAGGAGGAACGAATCGAGCACCGCAGCCGGCAGGGCGCCTACCCGGTGGGGACCTGGGTGCTGCTGGCGGTGGTGTTTCTTACCGCCCTTGCCGTTTTGGTGATTCCCTGA
- the mbhE gene encoding hydrogen gas-evolving membrane-bound hydrogenase subunit E yields the protein MKTLALLASLAVGAVLLYGTKDFPAWGDPQSPASVHLSPHYIQNAVAETHVPNLVTAVLGDYRGYDTMFETVVIFCAGAAVVSVLRRSKS from the coding sequence TTGAAAACGCTCGCGCTTCTGGCCTCGCTGGCCGTCGGGGCAGTGCTGCTCTACGGCACCAAGGACTTTCCCGCCTGGGGCGACCCTCAGTCTCCGGCCAGCGTTCACCTCTCGCCGCATTATATCCAGAATGCCGTGGCCGAGACCCACGTCCCCAACCTGGTCACCGCGGTGCTGGGTGATTACCGCGGCTACGACACCATGTTCGAAACCGTGGTCATCTTCTGCGCCGGCGCGGCCGTGGTCAGCGTGCTGCGGAGGTCCAAGTCATGA
- a CDS encoding Na+/H+ antiporter subunit E, whose product MKAKIATFLVMLAFWVIMSGMFDGFHLSLGVVCCLLVAHFSHELLFPRPPGPGFLRQVLGLLLYVPWLFWQILVANLQVTYIVLHPRMLDLIDPTVFRFKTTLKSPFSKVTFAQSITLTPGTITVSVHDDEFAVYALTRSAAESLPGEMERRIAVALEGQS is encoded by the coding sequence ATGAAGGCAAAGATTGCCACTTTTCTGGTCATGCTTGCCTTTTGGGTGATCATGTCCGGCATGTTCGACGGCTTTCACCTGAGCCTCGGCGTGGTCTGCTGTTTGCTCGTGGCCCACTTCAGCCATGAGTTGCTCTTCCCCCGGCCGCCCGGCCCGGGGTTCCTGCGCCAGGTGCTGGGCCTGCTGCTGTATGTCCCCTGGCTGTTCTGGCAGATTCTGGTGGCCAACCTGCAGGTGACCTACATCGTCCTGCACCCCAGGATGCTGGACTTGATCGATCCCACCGTGTTTCGTTTCAAGACCACCCTTAAGAGCCCTTTCTCCAAGGTTACCTTCGCCCAGTCCATCACCCTCACCCCCGGGACCATCACGGTCAGCGTCCATGACGACGAGTTCGCCGTCTATGCGCTGACCCGCAGCGCCGCCGAATCCCTGCCGGGCGAGATGGAGCGCCGGATTGCCGTTGCCCTGGAGGGCCAATCGTGA
- the hemW gene encoding radical SAM family heme chaperone HemW, which produces MPALYLHVPFCRRKCPYCDFYSLPVATAALAGYPELLIRHLRIAAATGWRGPLDTVFFGGGTPSLLPPAAVAEVLGAARELFGLAPQAEISMEANPGTLSLESLEGYRQAGVNRLSLGVQSLEDGELRRLGRIHSAAQARQAVAWARQAGFANLSVDLMFALPGQTAGSLARQLEALLELSPEHLSCYGLSVEEQTPFYHLHREGGLELPDEETYAELFLALHRSLEAAGFEHYEISNYARPGFQCRHNLRYWQRRGYLGVGAGAHSFCPAGFGRRSEVPGDLQGYARQLAAGRDPARLLEEFDQRGAMAETLYLGLRTAQGVDEKRFRERFGCGVADAFPEALARTAGQLRLEQGRWQMGLSGWLVYDHLISAFL; this is translated from the coding sequence ATGCCCGCCCTCTATCTGCATGTCCCTTTCTGCCGTCGCAAGTGCCCCTATTGCGACTTCTATTCCCTGCCGGTCGCTACCGCGGCCCTCGCCGGCTACCCCGAACTGCTGATCCGCCATCTGCGTATCGCCGCCGCCACGGGTTGGCGGGGGCCCCTTGACACGGTTTTTTTCGGCGGCGGCACCCCCTCGCTGCTGCCGCCCGCCGCAGTCGCCGAGGTGCTCGGCGCCGCGCGGGAGCTGTTCGGCCTGGCTCCCCAGGCGGAAATTTCCATGGAGGCCAATCCGGGAACCCTCTCCTTGGAGTCGCTGGAGGGTTACCGCCAGGCCGGGGTGAATCGTCTCTCCCTGGGCGTGCAGTCCCTGGAGGATGGCGAGCTGCGCCGGCTGGGGCGTATTCACAGCGCGGCCCAGGCCCGCCAGGCCGTGGCCTGGGCCCGGCAGGCCGGCTTTGCCAACCTCTCTGTTGACCTCATGTTCGCTCTTCCCGGGCAGACGGCAGGCAGTTTGGCCCGGCAGCTCGAGGCCCTGCTGGAACTCTCCCCCGAGCATCTTTCCTGCTACGGTCTGAGCGTCGAAGAGCAGACCCCCTTTTACCACCTGCATCGCGAGGGAGGCCTCGAGCTGCCCGACGAGGAGACCTACGCGGAGCTGTTCCTGGCCCTGCACCGGAGCCTTGAGGCCGCCGGCTTCGAGCACTACGAAATCTCCAACTACGCGCGGCCCGGATTCCAGTGCCGCCACAACCTGCGCTACTGGCAGCGGCGCGGCTACCTGGGGGTGGGCGCCGGCGCCCATTCCTTTTGCCCGGCGGGGTTCGGCCGGCGCAGCGAGGTGCCCGGCGATCTCCAGGGCTATGCCCGGCAGCTGGCCGCTGGGCGTGATCCGGCGCGGCTGCTCGAGGAGTTCGACCAGCGCGGGGCCATGGCCGAAACCCTCTACCTGGGACTGCGCACCGCGCAGGGGGTGGACGAGAAGCGCTTCCGCGAGCGGTTCGGCTGCGGGGTCGCCGATGCCTTTCCCGAGGCTCTGGCCCGGACGGCCGGACAGCTGCGGCTGGAGCAGGGACGCTGGCAAATGGGGCTTTCCGGGTGGCTGGTCTACGACCACCTGATCAGCGCTTTTCTGTGA
- a CDS encoding universal stress protein, protein MKKALIAVDGSPNAQRAVEYAAQILPRLEECEAYLLALAPSIAEQSDELDPAVAEPELHGDEDHRGEFERLSTALEASAGLLVSAGVRPERISSKVLGLRISKAQDIVDEARAQGCDTIILGRRGQSRLRALLLGSVSAEVVTKAAGLSVWVVE, encoded by the coding sequence GTGAAAAAGGCCCTGATCGCCGTCGACGGATCCCCCAATGCGCAACGTGCCGTTGAATATGCGGCGCAGATTTTGCCTCGGCTGGAAGAATGCGAGGCCTACCTGCTCGCTCTGGCGCCCTCCATCGCCGAGCAGAGCGACGAGCTCGACCCGGCCGTGGCCGAACCCGAACTTCACGGCGACGAGGATCACCGCGGGGAGTTCGAACGGCTGAGCACCGCGCTGGAGGCTTCCGCCGGTCTGCTGGTCAGCGCCGGAGTGCGGCCGGAGCGTATCAGCTCCAAGGTCCTCGGCCTGCGCATCAGCAAGGCCCAGGATATCGTCGACGAGGCCCGGGCCCAGGGGTGCGACACCATCATCCTGGGGCGCCGCGGGCAATCGCGGCTGCGTGCGCTGTTGCTCGGCAGCGTCTCCGCCGAGGTGGTGACCAAGGCCGCCGGACTCAGCGTCTGGGTAGTGGAGTAA
- a CDS encoding monovalent cation/H+ antiporter subunit D family protein: MSMQSSILPLAAVLISLLGTVPIMLSGRSPNLRESWTLLVAVGKLCLVATMLPAVLRGEQFVFTLCQVVPGVPIELRVDAMGMFFALVASFLWIFTSLYSIGYMRALGEHDQTRYFASFAMAISATIGVAFAGNLLTLYLFYEVLSLSTYPLVTHEQNAEARASGRKYLTYILGTSIGLALPAMLITYQLAGTLDFTQGGILAGTGSPAVLSLLLVLFVLGFAKAGIMPFHGWLPAAMVAPTPVSSFLHGVAVVKVGVFSILRVVFDIFGPGLLQNLDLGVALTYFVSVTILVASLVALTQDNLKRRLAYSTIGQLSYMVLGAGMLSAAGMTGGVLHIAMHAFGKITLFFCAGAIYVASHKKYISEMDGLGRRMPVTYGAFFLGSLSIIGMPPLGGFLSKWNLLVGALQADQLVLVVVLLVSSLLNAAYFLPIVYRGFFAKPKQEGGAGIQEAPLLCLIPLSVTALGSLALFFFPDVLLQLIRQALFP, translated from the coding sequence ATGTCTATGCAATCCTCCATTCTGCCCCTGGCGGCCGTGCTGATCTCCCTGCTCGGCACCGTCCCGATCATGCTCTCGGGGCGCAGCCCCAACCTGCGCGAATCCTGGACCCTGCTGGTGGCGGTGGGCAAACTTTGCCTGGTCGCCACGATGCTGCCGGCGGTGCTGCGCGGCGAGCAGTTCGTCTTCACCCTGTGCCAGGTGGTTCCGGGGGTCCCCATCGAGCTGCGGGTCGACGCCATGGGGATGTTCTTCGCCCTGGTCGCCTCCTTCTTGTGGATCTTCACCTCCCTGTATTCCATCGGCTACATGCGCGCCCTGGGGGAACACGACCAGACCCGCTATTTCGCCTCTTTCGCCATGGCCATCTCCGCCACCATCGGGGTGGCTTTCGCCGGCAACCTGCTGACCCTCTACCTGTTCTACGAGGTGCTCTCGCTCTCCACCTACCCGCTGGTGACCCACGAGCAGAACGCCGAGGCGCGGGCCTCGGGGCGCAAGTACCTCACCTACATCCTCGGCACCTCCATCGGCCTGGCGTTGCCGGCCATGCTCATCACCTATCAGCTGGCCGGCACCCTCGACTTCACCCAGGGAGGAATCCTCGCCGGCACCGGCTCGCCGGCGGTTCTGAGCCTGCTGCTGGTGCTGTTCGTGCTCGGCTTCGCCAAGGCGGGGATCATGCCCTTTCACGGTTGGCTGCCGGCGGCCATGGTGGCGCCGACCCCGGTCAGCAGCTTTCTGCACGGCGTGGCCGTGGTCAAGGTGGGGGTCTTCTCCATCCTGCGGGTGGTCTTCGACATTTTCGGCCCCGGGCTGCTGCAGAACCTCGATCTGGGCGTGGCGCTGACCTATTTCGTTTCGGTGACCATCCTGGTCGCCTCGCTGGTCGCCCTGACCCAGGACAACCTCAAGCGGCGCCTCGCCTATTCCACCATCGGCCAGCTCTCCTACATGGTGCTCGGCGCCGGCATGCTCTCGGCGGCGGGGATGACCGGCGGGGTGCTGCACATCGCCATGCACGCCTTCGGCAAGATCACCCTGTTCTTCTGCGCCGGGGCGATCTACGTGGCCAGCCACAAGAAATACATCAGCGAGATGGACGGGCTCGGCCGGCGCATGCCGGTCACCTACGGCGCCTTTTTCCTCGGCTCGCTCTCGATCATCGGCATGCCCCCCCTGGGCGGGTTTCTGAGCAAGTGGAACCTGCTGGTCGGCGCCCTGCAGGCTGACCAGCTGGTGCTGGTCGTGGTGCTGCTGGTCAGCTCGCTGCTCAACGCCGCCTACTTTCTGCCCATCGTCTACCGGGGCTTTTTCGCCAAGCCGAAGCAGGAGGGCGGGGCCGGAATCCAGGAGGCGCCGCTGCTGTGCCTGATTCCGCTGTCGGTGACCGCCCTGGGTTCGCTGGCCCTGTTCTTCTTCCCCGACGTGCTGCTGCAGCTGATCCGCCAGGCCCTTTTCCCGTAA
- a CDS encoding monovalent cation/H+ antiporter complex subunit F — protein sequence MIENVFLYAGIALVVLMAFTLVRVVGGPSVLDRILGGNVIGTKTTVLLLIIGVLYDDVGMFVDIAIAYALLNFIATLAAAKYFLRRGGVHLESEKQGEG from the coding sequence GTGATCGAAAACGTCTTTCTATATGCCGGCATCGCCCTGGTGGTGCTCATGGCGTTCACCCTGGTACGGGTGGTGGGCGGCCCCTCGGTGCTCGACCGGATTCTCGGCGGCAACGTCATCGGCACCAAGACCACCGTTCTGCTGCTGATCATCGGGGTGCTCTATGACGATGTCGGCATGTTTGTCGATATCGCCATCGCCTACGCCCTGCTCAACTTCATCGCCACCCTGGCGGCTGCCAAGTATTTCCTGCGCCGGGGCGGCGTGCACCTGGAGAGCGAAAAACAGGGGGAGGGATAA
- the hrcA gene encoding heat-inducible transcriptional repressor HrcA — MSEELNERGRRILEAIIEDHIISAEPVGSRAVTRRHPFGLSPATVRNVMADLEEMGYLVSPHTSAGRVPTDKGYRFYVDSLLQVGPLSELERQRIEKYYRLEGLRVEERLREAGKVLSAISHYTGLVMAPRFTSTVFRHIEFLKLSQGRILVVFVSQSGLVQNKIIEYHEEISQAELEQITNYLNRTLTGLSIQEVKARIFKEMAEEKALYDKLLKRALQLSQEALNEEMGGQLFIEGATNILEQPEFADVERMKRLFRTFEQKGVLMDLLDRSQRAKGVQIFIGSETENSIIEGCSLITATYSSSRGAIGALGVIGPTRMPYSMVIPIVDYTARLVSQVLELESE, encoded by the coding sequence ATGAGCGAGGAGCTCAACGAGCGGGGTCGCCGGATTCTGGAGGCGATCATCGAGGACCACATCATCTCCGCCGAACCGGTCGGTTCGCGGGCGGTGACCCGGCGCCACCCCTTCGGCCTTTCCCCGGCCACGGTGCGCAACGTCATGGCCGACCTTGAGGAGATGGGCTACCTGGTCTCCCCGCACACCTCGGCGGGGCGGGTGCCTACCGACAAGGGATACCGGTTCTATGTCGATTCCCTGCTGCAGGTCGGCCCGCTCAGCGAACTGGAGCGGCAGCGGATCGAAAAGTATTACCGGCTCGAGGGCTTGCGGGTGGAGGAGCGGCTGCGCGAGGCGGGCAAGGTGCTCTCGGCCATCTCCCACTACACCGGGCTGGTCATGGCCCCGCGCTTCACCTCCACGGTGTTTCGGCATATCGAGTTTCTCAAGCTCTCCCAGGGGCGGATCCTGGTGGTGTTCGTCTCCCAGTCGGGCCTGGTGCAGAACAAGATCATCGAATACCACGAAGAGATCTCCCAGGCCGAACTCGAGCAGATCACCAATTATCTCAACCGGACCCTCACCGGCCTGAGCATTCAGGAGGTCAAGGCGCGCATCTTCAAGGAGATGGCCGAGGAGAAGGCCCTCTACGACAAGCTGCTCAAGCGGGCGCTGCAGCTCTCCCAGGAGGCGCTCAACGAGGAGATGGGCGGGCAGCTGTTCATCGAGGGGGCCACCAACATCCTCGAACAGCCCGAATTCGCCGACGTCGAGCGGATGAAGCGGCTGTTCCGCACCTTCGAGCAGAAGGGAGTGCTGATGGATCTGCTCGACAGGTCCCAGCGGGCCAAGGGGGTGCAGATCTTCATCGGCAGCGAGACGGAAAACAGCATCATCGAAGGCTGCAGCCTGATCACCGCCACCTATTCAAGCAGTCGGGGCGCCATCGGTGCCCTCGGGGTCATCGGCCCCACCCGGATGCCATATTCCATGGTGATCCCCATCGTCGATTACACGGCCCGCCTGGTCAGCCAGGTTCTGGAGCTGGAGTCAGAGTAG
- a CDS encoding complex I subunit 5 family protein has product MSTTNLHMYALAAPLLTAFFVNIFGRRSARVVTTLVLGALSLAALTSLALLVRVLQSGAFSYTVGNWKPPYGIELYIDPMCALMLLLINLVALAAASAALKSTAQELPGRQHLFFTLYLILIAGLMGLSMSADAFNLYVLLEITSITSYGLIAMGRGRAVLSSFNYVIMGSIGACFYLLGVGYFYILTGSLNMADIASIIPGLQAGAALSTAFAFLMVGLLVKMAFFPLHGWLPNAYSHAPTGAGVMMAPLMTKVTVFLLIRLRFLMFPPEYEFFTRLEIRSLLVWAAAVAIVCASALALAQRDLRRMLTYILIAEVGYMVGGFWLANLQGMTGTMLHIVNDALMTLCLFLVAAAIVYRTGSLSFDSLQGLYRRMPVTMAAFTVGAFSMIGVPPTCGFFSKWYLILGGVEAGQWGYVAALVFSSLVNAVLFFRIIEIAYFRTGHGQEAPQLAEAPLMILKPLVLTAIALIAVGLGTGPLVSGIIRLSIPGGF; this is encoded by the coding sequence ATGAGCACCACCAACCTGCATATGTATGCCCTGGCGGCGCCGCTGCTGACGGCCTTTTTTGTCAACATCTTCGGCCGGCGCTCCGCCCGCGTGGTGACGACGCTGGTGCTGGGGGCGCTGTCGTTGGCGGCCCTGACCTCGCTGGCGCTGCTGGTCCGGGTGCTGCAGAGCGGCGCCTTCAGCTACACGGTGGGCAACTGGAAGCCCCCCTACGGCATCGAGCTGTACATCGATCCCATGTGCGCGCTGATGCTGCTGCTGATCAACCTGGTGGCCCTGGCCGCGGCCAGCGCGGCGCTCAAGAGCACCGCCCAGGAACTGCCCGGCCGCCAGCACCTGTTCTTCACCCTCTACCTGATCCTGATCGCCGGGTTGATGGGGCTGTCGATGAGCGCCGACGCCTTCAACCTCTACGTGCTGCTCGAGATCACCTCCATCACCAGTTACGGGCTAATCGCCATGGGCCGGGGCCGGGCGGTGCTCTCCAGCTTCAATTACGTGATCATGGGCTCCATCGGCGCCTGCTTCTACCTGCTCGGGGTGGGCTACTTCTACATCCTGACCGGTTCGCTGAACATGGCGGACATCGCCTCGATCATTCCCGGGCTGCAGGCCGGCGCGGCGCTCTCCACCGCCTTCGCCTTTCTGATGGTGGGGCTGCTGGTGAAGATGGCCTTCTTCCCGCTGCACGGCTGGCTGCCCAACGCCTACTCCCACGCGCCCACCGGTGCCGGGGTGATGATGGCGCCGCTGATGACCAAGGTGACGGTGTTTCTGCTGATCCGCCTGCGCTTTCTCATGTTTCCGCCCGAATACGAGTTCTTCACCCGGCTCGAGATCCGCTCGCTGCTGGTCTGGGCGGCGGCCGTGGCCATCGTCTGCGCCTCGGCGCTGGCCCTGGCCCAGCGGGATCTGCGGCGGATGCTGACCTACATCCTGATCGCCGAGGTCGGCTACATGGTGGGCGGCTTCTGGCTGGCCAACCTGCAGGGGATGACCGGCACCATGCTGCATATCGTCAACGATGCGCTGATGACCCTGTGCCTGTTCCTGGTGGCCGCGGCGATCGTCTACCGCACCGGCAGCCTGAGCTTCGACAGCCTGCAGGGGCTCTATCGGCGGATGCCGGTGACCATGGCGGCCTTCACCGTCGGCGCCTTCTCGATGATCGGGGTGCCGCCGACCTGCGGCTTTTTCAGCAAGTGGTACCTGATTCTCGGCGGGGTCGAGGCGGGGCAGTGGGGCTACGTGGCGGCGTTGGTGTTCAGCAGTCTGGTCAACGCGGTGCTGTTTTTCCGCATCATCGAGATCGCCTATTTCCGGACCGGGCACGGCCAAGAGGCGCCGCAGCTGGCCGAGGCGCCGCTGATGATCCTCAAGCCGCTGGTGCTCACCGCCATCGCCCTGATCGCGGTCGGCCTAGGCACCGGCCCGCTGGTGTCCGGCATCATCCGCCTGAGCATTCCCGGCGGTTTCTGA
- a CDS encoding Na(+)/H(+) antiporter subunit B: MIWQLDLLILALVVVCALAAITLKDLLSATVVFGAYSFLMCLLWAEMGAVDVAFTEATVGAGISTVLFIAAILRTSRRSKD; this comes from the coding sequence ATGATCTGGCAACTGGACCTGCTGATCCTCGCCCTGGTGGTGGTCTGCGCCCTGGCCGCCATCACCCTCAAGGACCTGCTTTCGGCCACGGTGGTGTTCGGGGCCTACAGTTTCCTGATGTGTCTGCTGTGGGCCGAGATGGGGGCGGTGGACGTGGCCTTCACCGAGGCCACGGTGGGCGCGGGGATCAGCACTGTTTTGTTCATCGCCGCGATTTTGCGCACCAGCCGCAGGAGTAAGGATTGA
- a CDS encoding cation:proton antiporter subunit C, with protein MESVLSVIVAKYNYWVYVVLMMIGFYAMIGKRNLVKKLIGMNIFQTAIILFFVSTGVKRGGGIPILDKYEVLEHGVRVASVDNPLPHVLMLTAIVVSVSVTGVALAILQRIHREYGTLEEDEILEKIGR; from the coding sequence ATGGAATCGGTGCTGAGCGTGATCGTGGCCAAGTACAACTACTGGGTCTACGTGGTGCTGATGATGATCGGGTTCTACGCCATGATCGGCAAACGCAACCTGGTCAAGAAGCTGATCGGCATGAACATCTTCCAGACCGCAATCATCCTGTTTTTTGTCTCCACCGGGGTGAAGCGCGGCGGCGGTATTCCCATCCTCGACAAGTACGAGGTGCTCGAGCACGGGGTGCGCGTGGCCTCCGTCGACAACCCCCTGCCCCATGTGCTGATGCTTACCGCCATCGTCGTTTCGGTCAGCGTCACCGGAGTCGCCCTGGCGATCCTGCAGCGCATTCACCGCGAGTACGGAACCCTCGAGGAAGACGAGATTCTGGAGAAGATCGGCCGATGA
- the mnhG gene encoding monovalent cation/H(+) antiporter subunit G, with protein MTVVAAVLIIAGLFFFAVGTLGILRFPDFYTRLHAAGKCDSLAAELVILGIALYNLVDFTPGNLLVSLKILAIAGFVFVASPTATHALTESALIVGVEPWEKKRGSK; from the coding sequence ATGACCGTGGTCGCCGCCGTTCTGATCATCGCCGGTCTGTTCTTCTTTGCCGTGGGCACCCTCGGCATCCTGCGCTTTCCCGATTTCTATACCCGGCTGCATGCCGCGGGCAAATGCGATTCGCTGGCCGCCGAGCTGGTGATCCTCGGCATCGCCCTGTACAACCTGGTGGATTTTACCCCGGGCAACCTGCTGGTGAGTCTCAAGATCCTGGCCATCGCCGGGTTTGTGTTCGTGGCCAGCCCCACCGCCACCCACGCCCTGACCGAATCGGCCCTGATCGTCGGCGTGGAACCCTGGGAAAAGAAAAGGGGGTCGAAATGA